Proteins co-encoded in one Pelobates fuscus isolate aPelFus1 chromosome 5, aPelFus1.pri, whole genome shotgun sequence genomic window:
- the LOC134612071 gene encoding olfactory receptor 5V1-like gives MYWMNWTAEADFTLAGLSSDERIQHFIFPIFLLLYLMSICGNVIIATTIWTEHKLHTPMYFFLGNLSFLDICYSSVTVPKMLIPLVGGSTKISYTGCMSQLYFYVSCCSTECLLLSVMGFDRYIAICNPMHYTIIMNKRTCLQLAIGIWLVGFLTSIIHTVFTARLPYCNSHMISHFFCDIPPLLKLACSDTFQNKLLILTAGGFLGLSSFVLTLVSYIQIINAILKIRTKLGRSKAFSTCASHLVVVILFFGSISFMYMRPTSIYSLEQDQLVSLLYAVVTPALNPIIYTLRNKEVKQALKNILCKTLILK, from the coding sequence ATGTACTGGATGAACTGGACAGCAGAGGCAGATTTCACACTTGCTGGTTTGTCCAGTGATGAAAGAATACAGCATTTTATATTTCCTATATTTTTACTCTTATACCTTATGTCAATCTGTGGAAATGTCATAATTGCAACAACAATATGGACAGAACATAAACTCCATACTCCTATGTACTTCTTCCTGGGAAATCTCTCATTCCTGGATATTTGCTACTCATCAGTGACTGTGCCCAAAATGTTGATACCATTGGTTGGTGGGAGCACCAAGATATCTTACACAGGTTGCATGTCTCAACTCTATTTCTATGTGTCCTGCTGTAGCACAGAGTGCTTACTACTCTCTGTCATGGGCTTTGACCGATATATTGCTATCTGCAATCCCATGCACTACACTATTATTATGAACAAAAGAACATGCCTCCAACTGGCCATTGGTATTTGGCTGGTTGGCTTTCTCACATCTATCATACATACAGTCTTCACTGCTCGTTTGCCCTACTGTAATTCTCACATGATCTCACATTTCTTTTGTGATATTCCTCCTTTGCTAAAGCTTGCATGTTCAGATACTTTCCAGAACAAGTTACTTATCCTCACAGCTGGTGGCTTTTTAGGACTAAGTTCCTTTGTACTGACTTTGGTCTCTTATATCCAAATTATTAATGCTATCTTGAAAATACGCACAAAGTTGGGAAGAAGCAAAGCATTCTCAACATGTGCTTCACATCTTGTTGTGGTCATCCTATTCTTTGGCAGTATAAGTTTCATGTACATGAGGCCAACATCCATCTACTCACTGGAGCAAGACCAACTTGTTTCTCTTTTATATGCTGTAGTAACTCCCGCCTTGAATCCTATCATCTATACATTGAGAAATAAAGAGGTTAAGCAAGCTCTAAAGAATATCCTTTGTAAAACTTTAATTCTAAAATGA